The following coding sequences lie in one Streptomyces albofaciens JCM 4342 genomic window:
- a CDS encoding FAD-dependent oxidoreductase — MLRTASTVDVVIVGSGLAGLAAAHHLTSAGATVTVLEAAPYVGGRTTTDHLDGFRLDRTGQLLVTSYPELRTTPGLSGLALRHLAPGLCLHNGRRNQRVGAPRCTRGALSAARALSRAERRADRSTAQALAARPVFPPYVPDGFLRPLLTALLCDPGLTGSSRNAALALRSFARGRLCLPVGGASALPELLATSLPPGTVRTSVRAVSVSTTSVGTAAHGQFPCRAALVATGARDAAGLLPGLRVPDFHPVSIVHHTTDSPPAREPVLFLPSEGPVAHTFVASEADPSRAPAGRALVTTTVLGAPATLPARALDKTVRPQLDRIYGTSTDTWDLLAVHHDPEAVPAMPVPDDPHRSVRLLAGLYVCGDHRDTGTVQGALRSGRRAARAALDDLRLPPFHEPCELSAAA; from the coding sequence GTGCTGCGCACCGCATCGACCGTGGACGTCGTCATCGTCGGGTCCGGCCTCGCCGGTCTCGCCGCCGCCCACCACCTGACCAGCGCGGGAGCCACGGTCACCGTGCTGGAGGCCGCACCGTACGTCGGCGGCCGGACCACCACCGATCACCTGGACGGCTTCCGGCTGGACCGCACCGGCCAACTACTCGTCACCTCGTACCCCGAACTCCGCACCACCCCCGGTCTCAGCGGCCTGGCCCTGCGTCACCTCGCCCCCGGGCTGTGCCTCCACAACGGCCGGCGGAACCAGCGCGTCGGTGCCCCCCGGTGCACGAGGGGCGCACTTTCGGCCGCGCGCGCCCTTTCGCGCGCCGAACGACGTGCCGACCGTTCCACCGCCCAAGCGCTGGCGGCCCGCCCGGTCTTCCCGCCGTACGTCCCCGACGGGTTCCTCCGCCCCCTTCTGACCGCCCTCCTGTGCGATCCCGGGCTCACCGGCTCCAGCCGCAACGCCGCCCTGGCCCTGCGCTCCTTTGCCCGCGGACGGCTGTGCCTGCCCGTCGGCGGCGCCTCGGCGCTGCCCGAACTCCTCGCCACCTCCCTTCCCCCCGGGACCGTACGCACCTCCGTACGCGCCGTCTCGGTCTCGACCACCAGCGTCGGCACCGCCGCCCACGGGCAATTCCCCTGCCGTGCCGCGCTCGTGGCCACCGGCGCGCGCGATGCGGCAGGGCTGCTGCCGGGACTGCGGGTCCCCGACTTCCACCCGGTGTCCATCGTGCACCACACCACTGACAGTCCCCCGGCCCGCGAACCGGTGCTCTTCCTGCCCTCCGAAGGCCCGGTCGCGCACACCTTCGTCGCCAGCGAGGCCGACCCGTCCCGCGCCCCGGCGGGCCGTGCCCTGGTCACCACGACCGTGCTGGGCGCACCCGCGACCCTGCCCGCCCGCGCACTGGACAAGACGGTCCGCCCCCAACTCGACCGGATCTACGGCACGTCCACCGACACCTGGGATCTGCTGGCCGTCCACCACGACCCGGAGGCGGTCCCGGCCATGCCCGTACCGGACGATCCGCACCGCTCCGTCCGGCTGCTGGCCGGGCTGTACGTGTGCGGCGACCACCGGGACACCGGCACCGTGCAGGGCGCCCTGCGCTCCGGCCGCCGGGCCGCCCGCGCGGCCCTCGACGACCTGCGCCTGCCCCCGTTCCACGAACCCTGCGAACTCTCGGCCGCCGCCTGA
- a CDS encoding TIGR01777 family oxidoreductase, with amino-acid sequence MAAMRIAITGSAGLIGTALVGSLRAGSPDRLSDGTAAGTGIGSGTGIGSGTGTDTDTGTGTGTGRHEIVRLVRHAPRAADEVRWDPKRQTVDAAGLAGCDAVVHLAGAGVGDHRWTDAYKREIRDSRVLGTAALAEAIASLDTPPRVFVCGSAIGFYGDTGDRRTDESAPPGDDFLARVCVDWEEAAAPAVEAGIRTVFARTGLVVGRQGGAWGRLFPLFKLGLGGRLGDGRQYWSFISLHDHIAALRHLIDTDGLSGPVNLTAPEPVTNREVTAAMGRVLHRPTPFPAPAPALRLALGQFADNVLASQRVIPRRLLDSGFTFAHPKVDEAIRAALGA; translated from the coding sequence ATGGCTGCCATGCGGATCGCGATCACCGGCTCGGCCGGTCTCATCGGTACGGCACTCGTCGGCTCCCTGCGCGCGGGGAGCCCCGACCGGCTGTCGGACGGCACCGCCGCCGGCACCGGCATCGGTTCCGGCACCGGCATCGGTTCCGGCACTGGTACTGACACCGACACTGGCACTGGCACTGGCACCGGCAGGCACGAGATCGTCCGGCTCGTACGGCACGCGCCCCGCGCCGCCGACGAGGTGCGCTGGGACCCCAAGCGCCAGACCGTGGACGCCGCCGGGCTCGCCGGCTGCGACGCCGTGGTGCACCTCGCGGGCGCGGGCGTCGGCGATCACCGCTGGACCGACGCGTACAAGCGCGAGATCCGGGACAGCCGCGTCCTGGGCACGGCGGCGCTCGCCGAGGCCATCGCCTCCCTGGACACCCCGCCGCGGGTCTTCGTCTGCGGCAGCGCCATCGGTTTCTACGGCGACACCGGCGACCGGCGGACGGACGAGTCCGCGCCGCCCGGCGACGACTTCCTGGCCCGGGTCTGCGTGGACTGGGAGGAGGCCGCCGCACCGGCGGTCGAAGCCGGTATCCGTACGGTCTTCGCGCGCACCGGGCTGGTCGTGGGGCGCCAGGGCGGCGCCTGGGGACGGCTGTTCCCCCTCTTCAAACTGGGCCTGGGCGGCCGGCTGGGCGACGGCCGCCAGTACTGGAGCTTCATCTCCCTGCACGACCACATCGCCGCCCTCCGGCACCTGATCGACACCGACGGCCTGAGCGGGCCGGTCAACCTCACCGCGCCCGAGCCGGTCACCAACCGCGAGGTCACCGCGGCGATGGGCCGCGTTCTGCACCGCCCCACCCCCTTCCCCGCACCGGCCCCGGCCCTGCGGCTCGCCCTGGGCCAGTTCGCCGACAACGTCCTGGCCAGCCAGCGCGTCATCCCCCGACGCCTCCTGGACTCCGGCTTCACCTTCGCCCACCCGAAGGTGGACGAGGCGATCCGGGCGGCGCTCGGGGCGTGA
- a CDS encoding GNAT family N-acetyltransferase: protein MSESFVRTAVLADEEPLAVLDRRTWSTLHAVTPRPQPPYDRFFDDRHRPEDLLVAEIAGRLAGYIRLVPPTPLPCNAHVRQIQGLAVDTWARGRGVARALLDAACARALDEGARRVTLRVLGHNTPARRLYESAGFSVEGVLPGEFLLEGKYVDDVMMGKVLV from the coding sequence ATGTCCGAATCGTTCGTACGTACCGCCGTCCTGGCCGACGAGGAGCCGCTCGCGGTACTGGACCGCCGTACGTGGTCCACGCTGCACGCGGTCACGCCCCGGCCGCAGCCCCCGTACGACCGGTTCTTCGACGACCGGCACCGCCCCGAGGACCTGCTCGTGGCGGAGATCGCGGGCCGGCTGGCCGGCTACATCCGGCTGGTGCCGCCGACGCCGCTGCCCTGCAACGCCCACGTACGCCAGATCCAGGGCCTGGCCGTGGACACCTGGGCGCGCGGCCGGGGCGTCGCCCGGGCCCTGCTGGACGCGGCCTGCGCGCGGGCGCTGGACGAAGGGGCCCGCCGCGTCACCCTGCGCGTCCTCGGGCACAACACCCCGGCCCGCCGCCTCTACGAGTCGGCGGGCTTCTCGGTGGAGGGCGTGCTGCCGGGGGAGTTCCTGCTGGAGGGCAAGTACGTGGACGACGTGATGATGGGCAAGGTGCTGGTCTGA
- a CDS encoding DUF4240 domain-containing protein, which produces MDETEFWQLIDSSREAAEGDPEEQADALVERLVALDPDSVMDFARYFESRYNRAYTWDLWAAAALLLGGASDDAFDYFRCWLIGQGREIFEGALHDPDNLADLLDTFDEEVDGDAEELGYAADEAYEQLTGVEMPDLGLPAQPPEPLGTYIDNDDDRALAERLPRLWDRFGT; this is translated from the coding sequence ATGGACGAGACGGAGTTCTGGCAGCTGATCGACAGCTCCCGCGAGGCCGCCGAGGGCGACCCCGAGGAGCAGGCGGACGCGCTCGTCGAGCGGCTGGTGGCCCTCGATCCGGACTCCGTGATGGACTTCGCCCGGTACTTCGAGTCGCGCTACAACCGCGCGTACACCTGGGACCTGTGGGCCGCCGCCGCGCTGCTGCTGGGCGGCGCGAGCGACGACGCCTTCGACTACTTCCGCTGCTGGCTGATCGGCCAGGGCCGGGAGATCTTCGAGGGCGCGCTGCACGATCCGGACAACCTCGCCGACCTGCTGGACACGTTCGACGAGGAGGTGGACGGCGACGCGGAGGAGCTGGGTTACGCGGCGGACGAGGCGTACGAACAGCTCACCGGCGTCGAGATGCCGGACCTCGGGCTCCCGGCCCAGCCGCCCGAACCGCTCGGCACCTATATCGACAACGACGACGACCGCGCCCTGGCGGAACGTCTCCCCCGGCTGTGGGACCGGTTCGGGACCTGA